In a genomic window of Sulfurisphaera tokodaii str. 7:
- a CDS encoding 4-hydroxyphenylacetate 3-hydroxylase family protein, giving the protein MAIRTGEQYLDSIKIRNKAEIYVMGKEVKDVTTHPFLKPSVMAFKATFDAAWEEDTKELARAWSPFINEEVNRFNHIHRSPEDLAAKVKLLRKLSHKTGACFQRCVGWDALNTLWIMTNIMAQKGKKEYKDRFVEYLSYVQKKDLALAGAMTDAKGVRTLKPHQQPNKNAYVRIEEVTKDGIYVSGAKANITGVAATEEIVVLPTRAMGPEDKDYAVAFSIPTDTEGIKIIVGRQLNDARRLEGGDIDALPYFYNHEGLVIFDHVFVPMDRVFLMGEYEFTSQLVEVFSAYHRQGYGGCKAGLGDVIIGASMNLAKQLGVEKASHVQEKLTEMIFLTETMYSAGIAASLNAVKVCDNCWWVNPMHANVTKHLVARFPAQISQLSIDIAGGIIGTAPSEWDLKNPKLREYIAKYLQGVEGYTAEDRLRMVRLLENVSLGVAFQIESVHGAGSPAAQRIMFSRLYDLNYAEEVAKRLAGKKTDLQWKPKAEPWRESETEKLVKS; this is encoded by the coding sequence ATGGCAATTAGAACTGGAGAGCAATATTTAGATTCTATAAAAATTAGAAATAAGGCTGAAATTTACGTAATGGGAAAAGAAGTAAAGGATGTAACCACTCATCCCTTCTTGAAACCTTCTGTAATGGCATTTAAGGCAACATTTGATGCTGCTTGGGAAGAGGACACAAAAGAATTAGCCAGAGCATGGAGTCCTTTCATAAATGAAGAAGTGAATAGATTTAATCACATACACAGGTCACCAGAAGACTTAGCTGCTAAAGTGAAATTACTGAGAAAATTAAGCCATAAGACCGGTGCATGTTTCCAAAGATGTGTAGGATGGGACGCTCTGAACACTTTGTGGATTATGACGAATATAATGGCTCAAAAAGGTAAAAAAGAATATAAGGATAGATTTGTCGAATACTTAAGTTACGTCCAAAAGAAGGATTTAGCATTAGCTGGTGCTATGACAGATGCAAAAGGTGTAAGAACATTAAAACCGCATCAACAACCAAATAAGAACGCTTATGTTAGAATTGAGGAAGTTACCAAAGACGGTATTTATGTTTCTGGTGCAAAGGCAAATATTACTGGTGTAGCTGCAACAGAAGAAATTGTGGTTTTACCTACTAGGGCTATGGGGCCAGAAGATAAAGATTATGCTGTTGCATTTTCAATACCGACAGATACTGAGGGTATAAAAATTATAGTTGGTAGACAATTAAATGATGCTAGAAGATTAGAAGGTGGTGACATAGATGCTTTACCGTACTTCTATAACCACGAGGGTTTAGTAATCTTTGACCATGTTTTTGTACCAATGGATAGAGTATTCTTAATGGGAGAATACGAGTTTACTTCACAATTAGTTGAAGTATTCTCAGCATATCATAGACAAGGATATGGTGGTTGCAAGGCTGGTTTAGGAGATGTAATTATTGGTGCATCAATGAATTTAGCAAAACAATTAGGAGTAGAAAAAGCTTCACATGTACAAGAAAAACTAACGGAAATGATATTCTTAACTGAGACCATGTATTCTGCAGGAATTGCAGCTAGTTTAAATGCAGTTAAGGTCTGCGATAATTGTTGGTGGGTTAATCCTATGCACGCTAATGTTACAAAACATTTAGTAGCTAGATTTCCAGCCCAGATTTCTCAGTTATCTATCGATATTGCAGGTGGAATAATAGGTACTGCACCAAGTGAGTGGGATCTCAAGAATCCTAAATTAAGAGAATATATTGCCAAATACTTACAAGGTGTTGAGGGTTATACAGCTGAAGATAGATTAAGAATGGTTAGATTACTGGAAAACGTTAGTCTGGGTGTTGCATTCCAAATTGAATCTGTACACGGTGCAGGAAGTCCAGCAGCACAAAGAATAATGTTTAGTAGACTTTATGACTTAAACTATGCTGAGGAAGTCGCAAAGAGGTTAGCTGGGAAGAAGACTGATTTACAGTGGAAACCTAAAGCAGAGCCTTGGAGAGAAAGTGAGACAGAAAAATTAGTAAAAAGTTAA